From one Pueribacillus theae genomic stretch:
- a CDS encoding phosphatidylserine decarboxylase, which yields MLKTIFKYFVELSGNPFASSLLKSMTSSRISRPLIQPFSTIYRINENEMEHPIHHYNTLQEFFTRRLKPNVRPINQSPNTIVSPVDGILSDMGKISSDQSFYIKNRLYTVKEVLGDDRKAADYVDGYFFILYLSPSHYHRVHYPINGEVAFRYALGEKSYPVNHLGTLFGDKPFSTNYRLISELSTCFGKIALVKIGALNINSIHLLHSSTNFKKGEELGYFSFGSTVMLFIEKNPRFKPTTVINSEVHMGQPIGEWT from the coding sequence TTGCTGAAAACAATTTTTAAATACTTCGTTGAACTGTCAGGAAATCCTTTTGCTTCTTCCTTGCTAAAATCAATGACAAGCTCAAGAATAAGCCGCCCGCTTATTCAACCGTTTTCTACTATATATCGAATCAATGAAAACGAAATGGAGCATCCGATCCATCACTACAATACGTTGCAGGAATTTTTTACTAGGCGCTTGAAGCCAAATGTCCGCCCAATTAATCAATCTCCAAATACAATCGTGTCTCCTGTTGACGGCATTTTAAGTGATATGGGCAAAATCTCTTCCGACCAGTCCTTTTATATTAAAAACCGCTTATATACTGTGAAGGAAGTGCTCGGTGATGATCGGAAAGCCGCTGATTACGTAGATGGCTACTTTTTTATCCTGTATTTATCCCCAAGCCATTATCATCGCGTCCATTACCCAATTAATGGGGAAGTGGCCTTTCGGTATGCACTCGGGGAGAAATCTTACCCGGTTAATCATTTAGGAACGCTATTTGGCGATAAACCGTTTTCTACCAATTACCGATTAATTTCGGAATTATCGACTTGTTTCGGTAAAATTGCCCTTGTAAAGATTGGTGCTTTAAATATTAACAGCATCCACCTTCTCCATTCGTCAACTAATTTTAAAAAAGGAGAAGAACTAGGCTATTTTTCGTTCGGATCTACGGTCATGCTATTTATCGAAAAAAATCCGCGCTTCAAGCCGACAACCGTGATTAATAGTGAAGTGCATATGGGACAACCCATTGGCGAATGGACTTAG
- the pssA gene encoding CDP-diacylglycerol--serine O-phosphatidyltransferase: MFLFRYIDYTKIKAQLANGITLLNLSFGIIAILIILKGYSHMSLLFIFLAALFDRFDGMVARKYNAESDFGKELDSLCDLVSFGVAPALLIYQTTLFEMPRIGMMLTILYILCGAIRLARYNVKEFDGVFYGIPITVAGVAMTLSSLLVPYLPILFFAILTALLTVLMVSNIRVAKV, from the coding sequence ATGTTTTTATTTCGATATATTGATTATACTAAAATAAAAGCCCAACTTGCCAATGGGATTACATTACTAAATCTTAGTTTCGGTATTATTGCGATATTAATTATATTAAAAGGGTACAGCCATATGAGCTTGCTGTTTATTTTCCTAGCTGCATTGTTTGATCGTTTCGATGGGATGGTTGCGCGGAAATACAATGCCGAATCGGATTTTGGCAAAGAACTTGATTCACTGTGCGACCTCGTTTCATTTGGTGTTGCCCCTGCGTTACTAATCTATCAAACAACCTTATTTGAAATGCCACGAATTGGTATGATGTTGACGATACTTTATATTTTGTGCGGGGCAATTCGCTTGGCCCGCTACAACGTAAAAGAATTTGATGGTGTGTTTTACGGCATTCCAATTACTGTTGCCGGAGTAGCGATGACTTTAAGTTCCTTGCTCGTTCCATATCTTCCTATCCTGTTTTTTGCGATTTTAACAGCTTTATTGACAGTGCTTATGGTTAGCAATATAAGAGTAGCTAAAGTATAG
- a CDS encoding DedA family protein: protein MGTWHLLIGHYGYITAFIILSFGVIGIWFPVPDEIILTYLGYVTSLGEMSFFLLLASAFFGSLCGISISYLLGIKLGEPFLNKYGPKLFIKEKTIRKTNQLFHKYGSLMLIISFFIPGVRHVAAYLAGITRFSFKRFALFAYIGSFVWVIIFLGIGYHLGENWEHIFLYIQKYMWSLILFLLVLTIILIFYKCYSKKRRTI from the coding sequence ATGGGAACTTGGCATCTGCTAATCGGCCATTATGGATATATCACAGCTTTTATTATATTGTCTTTCGGGGTAATCGGCATCTGGTTCCCTGTGCCTGACGAAATCATTTTAACGTATTTGGGCTATGTTACTTCTTTAGGCGAAATGAGCTTCTTTTTGCTATTAGCATCCGCCTTTTTTGGGTCGCTTTGCGGAATTTCAATTAGCTATTTACTGGGAATAAAATTGGGAGAGCCTTTCCTTAACAAATACGGCCCAAAGCTTTTTATTAAAGAAAAAACCATACGTAAAACAAATCAATTGTTTCATAAATATGGTTCTCTCATGCTTATTATTTCTTTTTTCATACCTGGCGTCAGACACGTTGCTGCCTATCTCGCCGGGATTACCCGTTTTTCCTTCAAACGGTTTGCCTTGTTTGCGTATATAGGTTCTTTCGTTTGGGTGATCATCTTTTTGGGCATTGGTTATCATCTCGGAGAAAATTGGGAACATATTTTCTTATATATTCAAAAATATATGTGGAGTTTAATACTGTTCCTGCTTGTTCTTACAATTATACTCATTTTCTATAAATGCTATTCTAAAAAACGAAGAACAATATAG